A genomic window from Amia ocellicauda isolate fAmiCal2 chromosome 15, fAmiCal2.hap1, whole genome shotgun sequence includes:
- the LOC136771640 gene encoding zinc finger protein 800 isoform X1, with translation MEKSHIALRRHFLRNQHAGKTDWETEDGKPRIQRAAVKDKCCQTDHHHHGCCEPAYAVEPGDPPLLQQQLPTSKSGIQQIIECFRSGTTQLKHILLKEVDTIFECKLCRSLFRGLPNLITHKEFYCFPSLSPADDSLGASDKQSQTIKDLLEAIYPRKDKQEFVVRLEPIASNQNAVFQFVSGEDEQSQVPEKPGAPHVLEEIPVSERPSPGEAPQSEEAAEPLLKEDLTDEEVTAAPEMESEEPSLPLTESYNSDGSDMNVACHLCGKDFNTRRSLRRHVRKVHMKKREARVKNTETRSASQGLGTIGKGRPRSLLTSSGRSCPMCNKSFATRANVRRHFDEVHRGLKRDYITPDIATKPGQLLSLESSPSPQKPANSPGRRPKAEYNVTACKCLLCKRKYTSPIMLRRHLRIVHKITMLENGAAPVSGGGGGAEIKVKLEASEMVDPHVESSLGSRSPQSESKRAVERKGAHPGPKSKAKVSDSPKSSSPKAVPKKKGRKPKLSVGFDFKRLYCKLCKRQFTSKQNLTKHIDLHTDGNDIYIKFYRCPLCSYETRRKRDVMRHISVVHKKTSKYLAKVTANLESRAVKKPMEVVLSSVVKRGPQREASGSPPGRKPQQEAVEVGTEVKFTRSFSLHTCNKCGKAFAKKTYLELHKKTHKASAQSEPEDNKTKGRSTRSKKALIW, from the exons ATGGAGAAATCTCACATCGCTCTGAGGAGGCATTTCCTACGCAACCAG CATGCCGGCAAGACGGACTGGGAGACGGAGGACGGCAAGCCCCGCATCCAGAGAGCCGCGGTGAAGGACAAGTGCTGCCAGAcggaccaccaccaccatggcTGCTGTGAGCCAG CTTACGCCGTGGAGCCCGGGGACCCGCCTCTACTGCAACAACAGCTCCCGACGTCCAAGTCCGGCATCCAGCAGATCATCGAGTGCTTCCGATCAG GAACCACCCAGCTGAAGCACATACTACTGAAGGAGGTGGACACCATCTTTGAATGCAAGCTGTGCCGCAGTCTGTTCAGAGGCCTGCCCAACCTCATCACCCACAAGGAGTTCTACTGCTTCCCCAGCCTGTCTCCGGCTGACG ACTCCCTGGGTGCGAGTGACAAGCAGAGCCAAACCATCAAGGACCTCCTCGAAGCCATTTACCCCAGAAAGGACAAGCAGGAGTTTGTCGTGAGGCTCGAGCCGATCGCGTCCAACCAAAACGCGGTGTTCCAGTTCGTCTCGGGAGAGGATGAGCAGAGCCAGGTCCCGGAGAAGCCCGGCGCGCCCCACGTGCTGGAGGAAATCCCCGTCTCCGAGCGGCCGTCCCCGGGCGAAGCCCCCCAGAGCGAGGAGGCCGCCGAGCCGCTCCTGAAGGAGGACCTGACCGACGAGGAGGTGACAGCGGCTCCGGAGATGGAAAGCGAGGAGCCGTCCCTCCCGCTTACGGAGAGCTACAACAGCGACGGCTCAGACATGAACGTGGCCTGCCACCTGTGCGGGAAGGACTTCAACACCCGGCGCAGCCTGCGGCGCCACGTCCGCAAGGTGCACATGAAGAAGCGGGAGGCAAGGGTGAAGAACACAGAGACCAGGAGTGCCTCCCAAGGCCTGGGGACAATCGGCAAGGGCCGTCCCCGCAGCCTGCTCACGAGCTCGGGGAGGAGCTGCCCCATGTGCAACAAGTCGTTCGCCACCAGGGCCAACGTGCGGAGACACTTCGACGAGGTGCACCGGGGCCTGAAGAGAGACTACATCACGCCAGACATCGCCACCAAGCCGGGGCAGCTACTGTCCCTGGAGAGCAGCCCCTCGCCCCAGAAACCCGCCAACTCCCCGGGGCGCAGGCCGAAGGCGGAGTACAATGTGACAGCGTGCAAGTGCCTGCTGTGCAAGAGGAAGTACACGTCTCCGATCATGCTGAGGAGGCACCTGCGCATCGTCCACAAGATAACCATGCTGGAGAACGGGGCGGCGCCTGTTTCCGGCGGCGGCGGTGGTGCGGAGATCAAAGTGAAACTGGAAGCCTCGGAGATGGTGGATCCCCACGTCGAGTCGTCGCTAGGCAGCCGGTCTCCGCAGAGCGAGTCGAAGCGGGCGGTAGAGCGGAAAGGCGCGCACCCCGGCCCCAAGAGCAAAGCCAAGGTGAGCGACAGCCCCAAGTCCTCCAGTCCCAAAGCAGTGCCGAAAAAGAAGGGGAGAAAGCCCAAGCTCTCTGTGGGCTTCGACTTCAAGCGGCTCTACTGCAAGCTGTGCAAGCGGCAGTTCACCTCCAAGCAGAACCTGACCAAACACATAGACCTGCACACCGACGGCAACGACATCTACATCAAGTTCTACCGCTGCCCGCTGTGCAGCTACGAGACGCGCCGCAAGAGGGATGTCATGCGCCACATCTCTGTGGTGCACAAGAAGACCTCCAAGTACCTGGCCAAGGTCACGGCCAACCTGGAGAGCCGGGCTGTGAAGAAGCCCATGGAGGTGGTGCTGAGCAGCGTGGTGAAGAGGGGCCCCCAGAGGGAGGCGTCCGGCTCCCCGCCCGGCCGGAAGCCGCAGCAGGAAGCGGTGGAGGTCGGGACAGAGGTCAAGTTCACGAGAAGCTTCTCACTCCACACATGCAACAAATGCGGCAAGGCCTTCGCCAAAAAGACTTACCTGGAGCTGCACAAGAAAACGCACAAAGCGAGCGCGCAAAGCGAGCCTGAGGACAACAAAACCAAAGGTCGGAGCACACGGTCGAAGAAGGCCCTGATTTGGTGA
- the LOC136771640 gene encoding zinc finger protein 800 isoform X2, which produces MEKSHIALRRHFLRNQHAGKTDWETEDGKPRIQRAAVKDKCCQTDHHHHGCCEPAYAVEPGDPPLLQQQLPTSKSGIQQIIECFRSGTTQLKHILLKEVDTIFECKLCRSLFRGLPNLITHKEFYCFPSLSPADDSLGASDKQSQTIKDLLEAIYPRKDKQEFVVRLEPIASNQNAVFQFVSGEDEQSQVPEKPGAPHVLEEIPVSERPSPGEAPQSEEAAEPLLKEDLTDEEVTAAPEMESEEPSLPLTESYNSDGSDMNVACHLCGKDFNTRRSLRRHVRKVHMKKREARVKNTETRSASQGLGTIGKGRPRSLLTSSGRSCPMCNKSFATRANVRRHFDEVHRGLKRDYITPDIATKPGQLLSLESSPSPQKPANSPGRRPKAEYNVTACKCLLCKRKYTSPIMLRRHLRIVHKITMLENGAAPVSGGGGGAEIKVKLEASEMVDPHVESSLGSRSPQSESKRAVERKGAHPGPKSKAKVSDSPKSSSPKAVPKKKGRKPKLSVGFDFKRLYCKLCKRQFTSKQNLTKHIDLHTDGNDIYIKFYRCPLCSYETRRKRDVMRHISVVHKKTSKYLAKVTANLESRAVKKPMEVVLSSVVKRGPQREASGSPPGRKPQQEAVEVGTEVKFTRSFSLHTCNKCGKAFAKKTYLELHKKTHKASAQSEPEDNKTKGRSTRSKKALI; this is translated from the exons ATGGAGAAATCTCACATCGCTCTGAGGAGGCATTTCCTACGCAACCAG CATGCCGGCAAGACGGACTGGGAGACGGAGGACGGCAAGCCCCGCATCCAGAGAGCCGCGGTGAAGGACAAGTGCTGCCAGAcggaccaccaccaccatggcTGCTGTGAGCCAG CTTACGCCGTGGAGCCCGGGGACCCGCCTCTACTGCAACAACAGCTCCCGACGTCCAAGTCCGGCATCCAGCAGATCATCGAGTGCTTCCGATCAG GAACCACCCAGCTGAAGCACATACTACTGAAGGAGGTGGACACCATCTTTGAATGCAAGCTGTGCCGCAGTCTGTTCAGAGGCCTGCCCAACCTCATCACCCACAAGGAGTTCTACTGCTTCCCCAGCCTGTCTCCGGCTGACG ACTCCCTGGGTGCGAGTGACAAGCAGAGCCAAACCATCAAGGACCTCCTCGAAGCCATTTACCCCAGAAAGGACAAGCAGGAGTTTGTCGTGAGGCTCGAGCCGATCGCGTCCAACCAAAACGCGGTGTTCCAGTTCGTCTCGGGAGAGGATGAGCAGAGCCAGGTCCCGGAGAAGCCCGGCGCGCCCCACGTGCTGGAGGAAATCCCCGTCTCCGAGCGGCCGTCCCCGGGCGAAGCCCCCCAGAGCGAGGAGGCCGCCGAGCCGCTCCTGAAGGAGGACCTGACCGACGAGGAGGTGACAGCGGCTCCGGAGATGGAAAGCGAGGAGCCGTCCCTCCCGCTTACGGAGAGCTACAACAGCGACGGCTCAGACATGAACGTGGCCTGCCACCTGTGCGGGAAGGACTTCAACACCCGGCGCAGCCTGCGGCGCCACGTCCGCAAGGTGCACATGAAGAAGCGGGAGGCAAGGGTGAAGAACACAGAGACCAGGAGTGCCTCCCAAGGCCTGGGGACAATCGGCAAGGGCCGTCCCCGCAGCCTGCTCACGAGCTCGGGGAGGAGCTGCCCCATGTGCAACAAGTCGTTCGCCACCAGGGCCAACGTGCGGAGACACTTCGACGAGGTGCACCGGGGCCTGAAGAGAGACTACATCACGCCAGACATCGCCACCAAGCCGGGGCAGCTACTGTCCCTGGAGAGCAGCCCCTCGCCCCAGAAACCCGCCAACTCCCCGGGGCGCAGGCCGAAGGCGGAGTACAATGTGACAGCGTGCAAGTGCCTGCTGTGCAAGAGGAAGTACACGTCTCCGATCATGCTGAGGAGGCACCTGCGCATCGTCCACAAGATAACCATGCTGGAGAACGGGGCGGCGCCTGTTTCCGGCGGCGGCGGTGGTGCGGAGATCAAAGTGAAACTGGAAGCCTCGGAGATGGTGGATCCCCACGTCGAGTCGTCGCTAGGCAGCCGGTCTCCGCAGAGCGAGTCGAAGCGGGCGGTAGAGCGGAAAGGCGCGCACCCCGGCCCCAAGAGCAAAGCCAAGGTGAGCGACAGCCCCAAGTCCTCCAGTCCCAAAGCAGTGCCGAAAAAGAAGGGGAGAAAGCCCAAGCTCTCTGTGGGCTTCGACTTCAAGCGGCTCTACTGCAAGCTGTGCAAGCGGCAGTTCACCTCCAAGCAGAACCTGACCAAACACATAGACCTGCACACCGACGGCAACGACATCTACATCAAGTTCTACCGCTGCCCGCTGTGCAGCTACGAGACGCGCCGCAAGAGGGATGTCATGCGCCACATCTCTGTGGTGCACAAGAAGACCTCCAAGTACCTGGCCAAGGTCACGGCCAACCTGGAGAGCCGGGCTGTGAAGAAGCCCATGGAGGTGGTGCTGAGCAGCGTGGTGAAGAGGGGCCCCCAGAGGGAGGCGTCCGGCTCCCCGCCCGGCCGGAAGCCGCAGCAGGAAGCGGTGGAGGTCGGGACAGAGGTCAAGTTCACGAGAAGCTTCTCACTCCACACATGCAACAAATGCGGCAAGGCCTTCGCCAAAAAGACTTACCTGGAGCTGCACAAGAAAACGCACAAAGCGAGCGCGCAAAGCGAGCCTGAGGACAACAAAACCAAAGGTCGGAGCACACGGTCGAAGAAGGCCCTGATTTG